Proteins encoded within one genomic window of Acidobacteriota bacterium:
- the tsaE gene encoding tRNA (adenosine(37)-N6)-threonylcarbamoyltransferase complex ATPase subunit type 1 TsaE: protein MGQRARAGRIERVTVDEAGTASLARELAGRLRGGETLLLFGDLGAGKTAFVRGLAEGLGIDPEEVSSPTFTLVQRYAGRLTLWHADLYRLDAAADVDDLGLDELATPDAAVAIEWADRVADPPPGAIRVRIDALGDDRRRIVVDDPAGEAAADHSTR, encoded by the coding sequence ATGGGCCAGCGGGCGCGAGCGGGGCGCATCGAGCGGGTGACCGTCGACGAAGCCGGCACCGCCTCGCTCGCGCGCGAACTCGCCGGCAGGCTGCGGGGCGGGGAGACGCTGCTGCTCTTCGGCGACCTCGGCGCGGGGAAGACAGCCTTCGTTCGGGGGCTGGCCGAGGGGCTCGGCATCGACCCCGAAGAGGTGTCGAGCCCGACGTTCACGCTCGTGCAGCGCTACGCGGGCCGCCTGACGCTCTGGCACGCCGACCTGTACCGGCTCGACGCCGCTGCCGACGTCGACGATCTCGGGCTCGATGAGCTGGCGACGCCCGACGCGGCGGTGGCGATCGAGTGGGCCGACCGTGTGGCCGACCCGCCCCCCGGAGCCATCCGCGTGCGCATCGACGCGCTCGGGGACGACCGCCGGCGTATCGTGGTGGACGATCCGGCGGGCGAGGCGGCGGCCGATCACTCGACGCGGTAG
- a CDS encoding NAD(P)H-hydrate dehydratase, which yields MRVLTSAQMREADRYTIHEVGIPSIVLMENAGRQVVAAMEATFEDLAAQRVAVLAGRGNNGGDGFVVARTLLQRGVDVSVYLVGRVTEVRGDARINLEILGRVGLSVVEITNEQDWELNFSAIQTCDLLVDALFGTGLSQPLSGLYCTIVADVNQSSLPVVSIDLPSGISADTHERVGDAFEAALTVTLAAPKIPLVLPPAEAACGDLVIADIGIPLEVIESLDGPRTELVTRTAARELVPPRPAEAHKGDFGRVVVVAGSLGKTGAAHLAAMGALRSGAGLVTVATPRPVVPIVAAMGPEYMTTPLASRDDGLVDERAVDEVLAMAADVLAVGPGLGQGPGPRAFVQALVERSGVPLVLDADALNAFVGEVERLRGRDDLDVIVTPHPGEMARLLDTSIEHVQQHRVDVAREFAMAQHVYVVLKGHRTVVATPEGSVGINITGNPGMATGGTGDVLTGMVAAWFAQLLDAEGACRLAVYLHGLAGDLSEADEGAHAMTAVDLLAHLGDAVLELTATRRRPEPARGPVSR from the coding sequence ATGCGGGTACTGACATCCGCGCAGATGCGCGAGGCCGACCGCTACACCATTCACGAGGTCGGCATTCCCTCCATCGTGCTGATGGAGAACGCCGGCCGGCAGGTCGTGGCGGCCATGGAGGCGACCTTCGAGGACCTCGCGGCGCAACGGGTGGCCGTCCTCGCCGGCCGCGGCAACAACGGCGGCGACGGCTTCGTCGTCGCGAGGACGCTCCTGCAGCGCGGCGTCGACGTCTCGGTGTACCTCGTCGGCCGCGTGACCGAGGTGCGGGGCGATGCGCGCATCAACCTCGAGATCCTGGGACGAGTCGGCCTCTCGGTGGTCGAGATCACGAACGAGCAGGACTGGGAGCTCAACTTCTCGGCCATCCAGACCTGCGACCTCCTCGTCGACGCCCTCTTCGGCACGGGCCTGTCGCAACCGCTCTCCGGCCTCTACTGCACGATTGTCGCCGACGTGAACCAGTCGTCGCTCCCCGTCGTGTCGATCGACCTGCCGAGCGGGATCTCGGCCGACACGCACGAGCGGGTCGGCGACGCCTTCGAGGCCGCGTTGACGGTGACGCTGGCCGCTCCGAAGATCCCGCTGGTGCTGCCGCCCGCGGAAGCCGCCTGTGGCGACCTCGTCATCGCCGACATCGGCATCCCCCTCGAGGTCATCGAGAGCCTCGACGGCCCGCGCACCGAGCTCGTCACGCGGACGGCCGCGCGCGAGCTGGTGCCGCCGCGGCCCGCCGAGGCGCACAAGGGCGACTTCGGCCGCGTCGTCGTCGTCGCGGGATCACTCGGAAAGACCGGCGCGGCCCACCTCGCCGCCATGGGTGCCCTGCGCTCGGGCGCGGGGCTGGTCACGGTGGCCACGCCGCGGCCGGTCGTGCCGATCGTGGCGGCGATGGGACCTGAGTACATGACGACGCCGCTCGCCAGCCGCGACGACGGACTCGTCGACGAGCGCGCCGTCGACGAGGTGCTCGCGATGGCGGCCGACGTGCTCGCGGTCGGCCCGGGCCTCGGACAGGGGCCCGGGCCCCGCGCGTTCGTGCAGGCCCTCGTCGAGCGCTCGGGCGTGCCGCTCGTGCTCGACGCCGACGCGCTCAACGCCTTCGTGGGCGAGGTCGAGCGTCTGCGGGGGCGCGACGACCTCGACGTCATCGTCACGCCGCACCCCGGCGAAATGGCGCGGCTGCTCGACACGAGCATCGAGCACGTGCAGCAACACCGCGTCGACGTGGCACGCGAGTTCGCCATGGCCCAGCACGTCTACGTCGTCCTGAAGGGGCACCGGACGGTCGTGGCGACGCCGGAGGGCTCGGTCGGCATCAACATCACGGGGAACCCAGGCATGGCGACCGGCGGCACGGGCGACGTGCTGACGGGGATGGTCGCGGCCTGGTTCGCCCAGCTGCTCGACGCCGAGGGCGCCTGTCGGCTGGCGGTTTACCTGCACGGGCTCGCCGGCGACCTCAGCGAGGCCGACGAGGGGGCGCACGCGATGACCGCCGTCGACCTGCTGGCTCACCTCGGCGACGCGGTGCTCGAACTCACCGCGACGCGGCGCCGGCCCGAGCCGGCGCGCGGTCCCGTGTCGCGTTGA
- a CDS encoding aminotransferase class IV: MGIAVQVNGRITGERDAVVSVFDHGFVFGEGVYEVLRTYHGQPFLFDAHARRLRESARRIALDVPFSDEELRARIDDTLQASGADGERYIRVLLTRGVGEFTYDPKACPTPTLVIIVKPHVTPPPEVYERGVTISLVDVTRNHPRSINPLIKSNNLLNNALGMQQACARGSFEALMKNYLGEIVECSQSNVFLVRRGEVLTPPIDAGLLAGITRAFVFDLGREIGLPVREARVLEEDLPTAEEMFITSSTREIVPVVRVDDLVVGTGVPGPVTTALLARYRAHVAALAPSAAGG; encoded by the coding sequence ATGGGAATCGCCGTCCAGGTCAACGGCCGCATCACCGGCGAGCGCGATGCGGTCGTTTCGGTGTTCGACCACGGGTTCGTCTTCGGCGAGGGCGTCTACGAGGTCCTCCGGACCTACCATGGTCAGCCGTTCCTCTTCGACGCGCATGCCCGGCGGCTCCGCGAGTCGGCGAGGCGGATTGCCCTCGACGTGCCCTTCTCCGACGAGGAGCTGCGCGCCAGGATCGACGACACCCTGCAAGCCTCGGGTGCCGACGGGGAGCGGTACATCCGCGTGCTGCTGACGCGCGGCGTCGGCGAGTTCACCTACGACCCGAAGGCCTGCCCGACGCCGACCCTCGTGATCATCGTCAAGCCTCACGTCACTCCACCGCCGGAGGTCTACGAGCGCGGCGTGACGATCAGCCTCGTCGACGTGACACGCAACCACCCGCGATCGATCAACCCGCTCATCAAGTCGAACAACCTGCTCAACAACGCCCTGGGCATGCAGCAGGCCTGCGCGCGCGGCAGCTTTGAAGCGCTGATGAAGAACTACCTTGGGGAGATCGTCGAGTGCTCGCAGTCGAACGTCTTCCTCGTTCGCCGGGGCGAGGTGTTGACGCCTCCGATCGACGCGGGGCTGCTCGCCGGCATTACGCGGGCGTTCGTCTTCGACCTCGGACGTGAAATCGGCCTTCCCGTCCGCGAGGCGAGGGTGCTCGAAGAAGACCTGCCGACGGCCGAGGAGATGTTCATCACCAGCTCGACCCGCGAGATCGTGCCGGTTGTGCGGGTCGACGACCTGGTGGTCGGCACCGGCGTGCCGGGACCCGTGACGACGGCGCTGCTCGCGCGCTACCGCGCCCACGTCGCGGCGCTCGCGCCGTCGGCCGCGGGCGGGTAG